A genomic region of Oenanthe melanoleuca isolate GR-GAL-2019-014 chromosome 25, OMel1.0, whole genome shotgun sequence contains the following coding sequences:
- the NTRK1 gene encoding high affinity nerve growth factor receptor has protein sequence MPPLPAWLCLAALLLPLSLPAPGAARSCPRPCRCPRAGILLCREPDTLGSLAPLLGSGSFTDVIIENQQALTTLTRADTRMLRDLRNLTISRSGLQHISADAFLETPRLSHVNLSFNALQSLSWKTFQHLPLQELILVGNPFNCSCSLRWLQLWQNSSRAELGNQSLECWTGNVLVPLGSQVLHTCDLPTVHIEPPEVALRQGDSANLTCHVSADPPATADWLLPKVPPELLVVTKISDWEIVLEIKNVSSNLNHKDVTCRAENEAGPAEDSVMLNVTFPPVILLLEQAIAQHSWCIPFSVDGNPVPSIHWLFNGTALVEGLYIHTRIVEIEHNSTVLHGCLQLNRPTHVNNGNYTLLVSNPLGSASRSVQGRFMDNPFSFSPEEPIPVSLSPVGTRNSSLEGPVETTDEHTFGVSVAVALAVFACLSLSVMLILLNKCGRRSKFGINRSAVLAQEDDLAMSLHFMNLGSSPLSSAESKLEGLKSNFIENPQYFCNACVHHVQRRDIVLKWELGEGAFGKVFLAECYNLLPEQEKMLVAVKALKEVTESARLDFQREAELLTVLQHEHIVKFYGVCTEGEPLIMVFEYMKHGDLNRFLRSHGPDAKILEQAPGQPRGPLALGHMLHIATQIASGMVYLASLHFVHRDLATRNCLVGHDLVVKIGDFGMSRDIYSTDYYRVGGRTMLPIRWMPPESILYRKFTTESDIWSFGVVLWEIFTYGKQPWYQLSNTEAIECITQGRQLERPRTCPSEVYAIMQSCWHREPQQRQPIKEIHSRLQTLVKTPPVYLDILG, from the exons CATCATTGAGAACCAGCAGGCGCTGACGACCTTGACCCGAGCCGACACCAGGATGCTGCGGGACCTCAGGAACCT cACCATCTCCAGGTCGGGGCTGCAGCACATCTCTGCCGATGCCTTCCTGGAGACCCCCAGGCTGAGCCACGT GAATCTCTCCTTCAATGCACTGCAAAGCCTTTCCTGGAAAACCTTCCAACATCTGCCACTGCAAGAGCT CATCTTGGTGGGAAATCCTTTcaactgctcctgcagcctccgctggctgcagctgtggcagaaCAGCAGCCGAGCTGAACTGGGGAACCAATCTCTGGAGTGCTGGACAGGAAACGTGCTGGTGCCCCTGGGCAGCCAGGTTCTCCACACCTGTG acCTCCCGACCGTGCACATCGAGCCCCCCGAGGTGGCGCTGCGCCAAGGGGACAGTGCAAACCTCACCTGCCACGTCAGCGCCGACCCACCGGCCACCGCAGACTGGCTGCTCCCCAAGGTGCCACCCGAGCTGCTCGTTGTCACCAAG ATCTCAGACTGGGAGATCGTGCTGGAGATCAAGAACGTCTCCTCCAACCTCAACCACAAAGATGTGACGTGCCGGGCAGAGAACGAGGCGGGGCCGGCAGAGGACAGTGTGATGCTCAATGTCACCT ttccccccgtgatcctgctgctggagcaagCCATAGCCCAGCATTCCTGGTGCATCCCCTTCTCCGTGGACGGCAACCCCGTCCCCAGCATCCACTGGCTCTTCAACGGCACCGCCCTGGTGGAGGGGCTCTACATCCACACCCGCATCGTGGAGATCGAGCACAACTCCACCGTCCTGCACGGCTGCCTGCAGCTCAACCGTCCCACCCACGTCAACAATGGCAACTACACCCTGCTGGTCAGCAACCCCCTGGGCTCGGCCTCCCGCAGCGTCCAGGGCCGCTTCATGGACAACCCCTTCAGCTTCAGCCCTGAGGAGCCCATCCCCG TGTCTCTGTCTCCAGTGG gcaccaGGAACAGCTCGCTGGAGGGGCCTGTGGAGACCACAGATGAGCACACGTTTGGG GTCTCGGTGGCCGTGGCGCTGGCTGTGTTCGCCTGCCTCTCCCTCTCTGTCATGCTCATCCTGCTCAACAAGTGCGGGCGCCGCTCCAAGTTCGGCATTAACC gctcagcagtgctggcccAAGAGGATGACCTGGCCATGTCGCTGCACTTCATGAACCTGGGCAGCAGCCCCCTTTCCTCGGCCGAGAGCAAGCTGGAGGGGCTGAAGAGCAACTTCATCGAGAACCCCCAGTATTTCTGCAACGCTT GCGTGCACCACGTGCAGCGGAGGGACATCGTGCTGAAGTGGGAGCTGGGCGAGGGCGCCTTCGGGAAGGTTTTCTTGGCCGAGTGCTACAACctcctcccagagcaggagaagaTGCTGGTGGCTGTGAAG GCGCTGAAGGAGGTGACAGAAAGCGCCCGCTTGGATTTCCAGCGCGAAGCCGAGCTGCTGACGGTGCTGCAGCACGAGCACATCGTCAAGTTCTACGGGGTCTGCACCGAGGGCGAGCCCCTCATCATGGTCTTCGAGTACATGAAACACGGCGACCTCAACCGCTTCCTCAG GTCCCACGGCCCAGATGCCAAGAtcctggagcaggctcctggccaGCCCCGGGGCCCGCTGGCCCTGGGCCACATGCTGCACATCGCCACGCAGATCGCCTCGGGCATGGTCTACCTCGCCTCCCTCCACTTCGTGCACCGCGACCTGGCCACCCGCAACTGCCTGGTGGGCCACGACCTGGTGGTGAAAATCGGGGATTTTGGCATGTCCAGGGACATCTACAGCACTGACTACTACAGG gtgGGGGGCAGGACCATGCTGCCCATCCGCTGGATGCCTCCTGAGAGCATCCTGTACCGTAAATTCACCACCGAGAGCGATATCTGGAGCTTCGGCGTGGTGCTCTGGGAGATCTTCACCTACGGGAAACAACCCTGGTACCAGCTCTCCAACACTGAG gccaTCGAGTGCATCACGCAGGGGCGGCAGCTGGAGCGGCCCCGCACGTGTCCCTCCGAGGTTTATGCCAtcatgcagagctgctggcaccgGGAGCCCCAGCAGCGCCAGCCCATCAAGGAGATCCACAGCCGCCTCCAGACCCTCGTCAAAACACCCCCTGTCTACCTGGACATCCTGGGCTGA
- the PEAR1 gene encoding LOW QUALITY PROTEIN: platelet endothelial aggregation receptor 1 (The sequence of the model RefSeq protein was modified relative to this genomic sequence to represent the inferred CDS: inserted 1 base in 1 codon) gives MLLRAAVLAVHAGLLAALRPGDPNVCSYWESFTAPVKESYTKPHVVSSSEPCPGGLGLPLPCPQQRVVYRTEYRQAVRTDYRRRYQCCQGYYESRDSCVPHCSHECVHGRCVAPELCQCEPGWRGPSCSSECDEHSWGPDCGQRCQCHHGAPCDPLTGLCSCPPGFTDPLCHQPCPPGTYGQGCHLSCPCHHQAPCNASTGACLCPEGLSGPLCEVPCPEGMSCATPCPCQNGGICHPSSSSTCVCPHGWMGDICSVPCPPGRFGPGCQGECRCHNGGSCDPHGGQCHCAPGFTGEQCQERCPVGRYGQGCQESCDCANGGQCFHVDGGCLCEAGFQGSRCEERHCLPGLYGLHCQSRCLCHPQHSQSCHPMLGECVCLPGWAGLYCNESCPPGYFGPGCLQSCLCLHGGVCDGTTGHCHCPPGYTDEHCSSLCPPNTFGMNCSGRCSCQHALACSPLDGSCFCKEGWHGPDCSMPCPAGSWGPSCNRSCDCAHGASCDPQSGTCHCPPGWQGPHCLQPCLNGTFGAGCGERCACAHADGCDPVTGECHCLPGWTGPQCKQGCPHGSWGRGCLMSCSCRNGASCSPQDGSCTCTPGFRGPTCQRPCPAGRYGKRCSLSCSCANGSSCHPANGSCLCTPGWRGPRCSQPCAPGTFGLQCEQLCHCPHNATCDPTNGTCPCVPGTAGPHCEAGNPDVPYTIEPAPPAAYSPLGMVLSLVALVVLLVAVVVTALCYHHWQKGKEQQHLAVAYRAGQTDTSDYMVPDVPPNHHAHYYSNPSYHTLSQCPLPAPGPXDRASSLKVPGSQLFPSMERPYSPEGNATLPPDWKHLGAPALGPRGRQVDRSYTYSHGLRKCESKEHPWEGLGASSSSLASENPYATIKELPPAISKAHEGSYMEMKSPVQREMSYAEIGLLEEPPQEESCPEGPPDREPPSHYDSPKNSHIPCHYDVPPARHYPPSPPLRRKDR, from the exons atgctgctgcgGGCCGCGGTGCTGGCGGTGCACGCCGggctcctggctgccctccGGCCCGGAGACCCCAATGTCTGCAGCTACTGGGAGAG CTTCACGGCGCCAGTGAAGGAGTCGTACACCAAACCCCACGTCGTGTCCTCCAGCGAGCCCTGTCCCGGGGGGCTGggcctccccctgccctgcccacagcagag GGTCGTGTACCGCACCGAGTACCGGCAGGCCGTCCGCACCGACTACCGGCGGCGCTaccagtgctgccagggctACTACGAGAGCCGGGATTCCTGTGTCC ctcactgcagccaCGAGTGTGTCCACGGGCGCTGCGTGGCTCCCGAGCTGTGCCAGTGCGAGCCGGGCTGGCGCggccccagctgctccagcg AGTGTGACGAGCATTCGTGGGGGCCAGACTGTGGACAGCgctgccagtgccaccatggGGCCCCTTGTGACCCCCTGACcgggctctgctcctgtccccctgGCTTCACCGaccccctgtgccaccagccGTGCCCACCTGGCACCTACGGGCAGGGCTGTCAcctgtcctgcccctgccacCACCAGGCTCCCTGCAACGCCTCCACTGGCGCCTGCCTCTGCCCAGAGGGGCTGAGCGGCCCCCT CTGCGAGgtgccctgccctgaggggaTGTCCTGTGCCAcgccctgtccctgccagaaCGGGGGCATCTGCCACCCCTCGAGCAGCAGCACCTGCGTCTGCCCGCACGGCTGGATG GGGGACATCTGCTCGGTGCCGTGCCCCCCCGGGCGCTTCGGGCCCGGCTGCCAGGGCGAGTGTCGCTGCCACAACGGGGGCAGCTGTGACCCCCACGGGGGACAGTGCCACTGTGCCCCTGGCTTCACTGGAGAGCA gtgccaggagCGGTGCCCAGTGGGGCGCTAcgggcagggctgccaggagagctgtgaCTGTGCCAACGGGGGGCAGTGCTTCCACGTGGATGGGGGCTGCCTGTGCGAGGCTGGCTTCCAGGGCAGCCGCTGCGAGGAGAGGCACTGCCTGCCCGGCCTCTACGGCCTCCACTGCCAGAGCCGCTGCCTCTgccacccccagcacagccagag CTGCCACCCCATGCTTGGGGAGTGTGTTTGcctccctggctgggctgggctctaCTGCAATGAGAGCTGCCCCCCTGGCTACTTCGggcctggctgcctgcagagctgcctctgcctccatGGGGGGGTCTGTGATGGGACCACTggccactgccactgcccccCTGGCTACACG GATGAGCACTGCTCCTCGCTGTGTCCCCCCAACACCTTTGGCATGAACTGCTCGGGgcgctgctcctgccagcacgCCCTGGCCTGCTCCCCACTCGATGGCTCCTGCTTCTGCAAGGAAG GCTGGCACGGACCTGACTGCTCAATGCCGTGTCCTGCTGGTTCGTGGGGTCCCAGCTGCAACCGGAGCTGTGACTGTGCCCATGGGGCATCCTGTGACCCCCAGAGCGGGACATGCCACTGCCCCCCGGGCTGGCAGGGcccccactgcctgcagccctgcctg AACGGGACGTTTGGGGCGGGCTGTGGGGAGCGCTGTGCCTGCGCCCACGCTGATGGCTGTGACCCGGTGACAGGAGAGTGccactgcctgcctggctggacAG ggccGCAGTGcaagcagggctgtccccacgGCTcctggggccggggctgcctCATGTCCTGCTCCTGCCGCAACGGAgcctcctgctccccccaggATGGATCCTGCACCTGCACCCCGGGCTTCCGCGGCCCCACCTGCCAGCGCC CCTGTCCCGCTGGCCGCTACGGCAAAcgctgctccctgagctgctcctgcgCCAACGGCTCCTCCTGCCACCCCGCCAACggctcctgcctctgcacccCGGGCTGGAGGGGCCCCCGCTGCTCCCAGC cctgcgCCCCCGGGACCTTTGGGCTCCagtgtgagcagctctgccactgtCCCCACAACGCCACCTGCGACCCCACCAATGgcacctgtccctgtgtcccaggcaCGGCTGGTCCCCACTGTGAGGCTG gcAATCCTGACGTGCCCTACACCATCGAGCCAGCCCCCCCTGCAGCCTACAGCCCCCTGGGCATGGTGCTGAGCCTGGTGGccctggtggtgctgctggtggctgtggtggTCACAGCCCTGTGCTACCACCACTGGcagaaggggaaggagcagcagcacctggctgtggcctacagagcaggacagacagacacctcTGACTACATGGTGCCAG atgTACCCCCAAACCACCACGCACACTACTACTCCAACCCCAGCTACCAcaccctgtcccagtgcccGCTGCCAGCCCCCGGCC CGGACAGAGCCAGCTCCCTCAAG GTGCCTGGCAGCCAGCTCTTCCCCAGCATGGAGAGACCTTACAGCCCTGAAGGCAATGCCACGCTGCCTCCTGACTGGAAACACCTCGGGGCACCTGCCCTGGGCCCCAGGG GCAGGCAGGTGGACAGGAGCTACACCTACAGCCATGGGCTGAGGAAGTGTGAGAGCAAAG AGCacccctgggaggggctgggggccagcagcagctccctggccaGCGAGAACCCCTACGCCACCATCAAGGAGCTGCCCCCTGCCATCAGCAAGGCCCACGAGGGCAGCTACATGGAGATGAAATCCCCTGTCCAGAGGGAGATGTCCTACGCTGAGATTGGGCTCCTGGAGGAGCCACCACAAGAGG AGAGTTGTCCTGAAGGCCCCCCTGACAGAGAGCCCCCCAGCCACTACGACTCCCCCAAGAACAGCCACATCCCCTGTCACTACGACGTGCCCCCTGCCCGCCACTACCCGCCGTCCCCTCCGCTGCGCAGGAAGGACCgctga